The genomic region ATGAGCTGCAGGTCCACGGCCAGGAACATATGGTGCATGCCGGTGATCACCAGCGGTGCGTAGAGCACGCCGAAGATCAAGCCGCCCAGTATCGGCGCCAGCTCAAACAGCGTGACCACGCCTTCGGTAATCAGGATGCCGAGGTGGCGGGTCACCGGGCCAATGATCGCCAGCGCCAGGACACCGGTGACAACGATGGTGGTGATTGGCACCACCAGCAACTGGATGGCATTCGGCACTCGTGCCCGCAGGTATTTCTCGATCACGCTCATGACATAGGCGGCCATCAGGATCGGCAGGATCTGGCCCTGATAGCCGACTTTCTCGATCTGGAACCAGCCCAGGATGTCGAAGTACGGCAGGCTCTGCCCATCGAGCCCGGCGACCGCCTTGCCGTAGTTCCAGGCGTTGAGCAGGTCGGGGTGCACCAGCATCAGGCCGAGCACGATGCCGAGGATTTCACTGCCGCCGAACCGCTTGGCCGCCGACCAGCCCACCAGCGCGGGCAGGAAGACGAACGAGGTATTGGCCATCAGGTTGATCAGGTTCCACAGGCCATCCAGGTTCGGATAGGCCTCCAGCAAGGTCATGTCCTGAATGAACATGCCCTTGGCCCCCATCAGGTTGTTCACGCCCATCAACAGGCCGGCAATGATCAGCGCGGGCAGGATCGGCATGAACACATCGGAAAATACCCGCACCAACTGTTGCAAGGCATTGACCTTTTCGCCACCGGCCTTCTTGACATCGGCGATGGTGGACGCGGCGAGACCGGTCTGTTCACGCAAGGCGGCATAGACCCTTTCCACTTCGCCGGGGCCAATCACCACCTGGAACAGGCCACCGGTAAAGAACGATCCCTTGACCAGGTCGACCTGGTTCAACGCACTGCTGTTGACCAGGCTCGGGTCCTTGAGCGCCAGGCGCAGGCGGGTCACGCAATGGGCAGCTTGCTCAAGGTTGTCGCGCCCACCGAGGTTTTCGAGAATCTCGCGGGCGATAGTCGGATAGTCGTGGCTCATGCTCGTTTTCCACTGTGATTGTTTTTATGGGTGGCAGTCGTTGGCAGCACGCCGAGGGCAAAAGTACTCGTCTGTACGAGTTAAATCAACAACTCGTCTGTACGAGTTACACTTTTGTTTATTAATGCGAACTTCCCGTCAGATTTTTCCCCTGGCTACACGGCTGCCCAATGGACAAACCCCACCTCTGCCACTAAGGTTCCTGCCTTGAATGCAAGCCGGGCATAGAGCCATCTCATGAGCAAATACAACCAGATCTATACGGATCTGCTTGCCAGCATCACCACCGAACGCCTGCAACGCGGTACGCGCCTGCCCTCTGAAACCGAGCTGATGGACGCCTACCAAGCCAGCCGTGGCACCGTGCGACGCGCCATTGAGCAGTTGCAGGAACGTGGCTTTGCCCAAAAGATCCATGGCAAGGGCACCTTTGTGTTGTCGCCCAACCCGATCGAGTTCCAGCTGGGCGGTATCGTCAGCTTCCATGAGACCCACGCCGACCTGGGCAATGACGTACGCACCGAGGTGGTTGAATTCACCCAGCTCCCGCTCGAAGGGCCACTGCTGCAACACTTCGAGGCCGACCCAGGCACGCTGATCACCCGTATCAAGCGGGTACGACGCATCGGCGGCAAACGGGTGATCCTGGACATCAACCACTTCATCGCCGAGCTGATTCCCGGCCTGGATCGCGAGATCGCCGAACAGTCGATCTACGCGTTTATAGAGCAGACGTTGCAGCTGCAGATCAGCTATGCGCAGCGCACCATCGAGGCCTTGCCGCGCAGCAAGGACGACCAGGCGCACCTGGACCTTGACGGGCAAAGCCATGTGATCGTGGTGAGTAACCAGACGTTCTTGCAGGACGGGCGGCAGTTCGAGTACACCGAATCGCGCCATACCCTGGACAAGTTCTACTTTTCGGATATCGCACGGCGCTGAGCACAGCCCCTTAGCCTAACTATGTAGCGCCCTCCCCGTGCCAGCCTGGGGGAATCTCGCCCTTCATTTTTGAAGGATGAGCACTCCCATGAGTTCGAGCGAAACCCACACCCTGCCCAACACCGCCGACAAGGCGGCCCTCAAGGCCCTGGCCGGACGCGTGATCCTGGCTTGCCCCAGCCTGCACGATACGG from Pseudomonas synxantha harbors:
- the treP gene encoding PTS system trehalose-specific EIIBC component; the protein is MSHDYPTIAREILENLGGRDNLEQAAHCVTRLRLALKDPSLVNSSALNQVDLVKGSFFTGGLFQVVIGPGEVERVYAALREQTGLAASTIADVKKAGGEKVNALQQLVRVFSDVFMPILPALIIAGLLMGVNNLMGAKGMFIQDMTLLEAYPNLDGLWNLINLMANTSFVFLPALVGWSAAKRFGGSEILGIVLGLMLVHPDLLNAWNYGKAVAGLDGQSLPYFDILGWFQIEKVGYQGQILPILMAAYVMSVIEKYLRARVPNAIQLLVVPITTIVVTGVLALAIIGPVTRHLGILITEGVVTLFELAPILGGLIFGVLYAPLVITGMHHMFLAVDLQLISTQGGTFIWPMIVMSNLAQGSAALGVFYMSRNAREKSMASTSAISAYFAITEPAMFGVNLRYKFPFYAALVGSALGCIFLSLNKVQASAIGVGGLPGFISIIPQYIPVFVIGMAVAIVVPFVLTCVLSMKIIRPGYRVA
- the treR gene encoding trehalose operon repressor, translated to MSKYNQIYTDLLASITTERLQRGTRLPSETELMDAYQASRGTVRRAIEQLQERGFAQKIHGKGTFVLSPNPIEFQLGGIVSFHETHADLGNDVRTEVVEFTQLPLEGPLLQHFEADPGTLITRIKRVRRIGGKRVILDINHFIAELIPGLDREIAEQSIYAFIEQTLQLQISYAQRTIEALPRSKDDQAHLDLDGQSHVIVVSNQTFLQDGRQFEYTESRHTLDKFYFSDIARR